One Prodigiosinella aquatilis DNA window includes the following coding sequences:
- a CDS encoding integrase arm-type DNA-binding domain-containing protein produces the protein MSLNDTKIRNLKPPVTPIKLSDSHGLYLHVKPTGSRLWYFRYYFCGKETRIALGAYPLISLSEARQKRDELRKLLAQNINPAQQRAAEKAARSPAKSFKTVALSWHKSNRTWSENHAARLLTSMNNHIFPIIGRLPVTELKTRHFIDLLKGIEKKGLLEVASRTRQHLYNIMRHAVHQELIENNPAANLGGIIAPPVKRHYPALPLEQLPELLTRIKDYKQGRELTRLAVSLTLHLFIRSSELRFARWSEIDFKNRIWTIPATRESIPGVRYSGRGAKMRTPHIVPLSRQSIAILKQIREISGHQVLVFPGDHNPYKPMCENTVNKALRLMGYDTKDEICGHGFRAMACSALMESGLWAQDAVERQMSHQERNSVRAAYIHKAEYLDARKAMMQWWSDYLDTNREEYVAPYIYAQQHKTAGAA, from the coding sequence ATGTCTCTTAACGACACTAAAATCCGCAACTTAAAACCACCTGTTACCCCCATAAAACTATCCGATTCACACGGTCTGTATCTTCACGTTAAACCTACTGGTTCACGTCTCTGGTATTTCAGATATTATTTTTGTGGCAAAGAAACCCGCATAGCGTTGGGCGCTTATCCATTAATCAGTCTGTCAGAAGCACGCCAGAAACGCGATGAACTCCGCAAACTGCTGGCACAGAATATCAACCCGGCGCAGCAACGTGCCGCAGAAAAGGCAGCTCGTTCTCCAGCAAAGAGTTTCAAGACTGTGGCATTGAGCTGGCATAAAAGTAACAGAACATGGTCAGAGAACCATGCCGCCCGTCTGCTCACCAGCATGAATAACCATATCTTCCCGATAATTGGACGCCTGCCAGTCACAGAACTGAAAACTCGACACTTCATCGATCTGCTGAAAGGGATTGAGAAAAAAGGTCTGCTGGAAGTGGCGTCCCGTACCCGACAGCACCTGTACAACATCATGCGTCATGCCGTGCATCAGGAGCTGATTGAAAATAATCCGGCGGCCAATCTGGGCGGTATTATCGCCCCTCCGGTTAAACGCCACTACCCTGCCCTTCCCTTGGAACAACTACCAGAACTGTTAACCCGTATTAAGGACTACAAGCAAGGACGAGAATTAACCCGCCTGGCAGTATCACTCACCCTGCACCTGTTCATCCGTTCCAGTGAACTGCGTTTCGCCCGTTGGTCTGAGATCGATTTCAAAAATAGAATCTGGACCATTCCTGCCACTCGCGAGTCCATCCCCGGTGTCCGCTACTCCGGGCGTGGTGCAAAAATGCGCACTCCACATATCGTTCCACTCTCCCGTCAGTCCATTGCTATTCTGAAACAGATACGGGAAATATCCGGGCATCAGGTGTTGGTATTCCCCGGCGATCACAATCCTTATAAACCGATGTGTGAAAACACGGTCAACAAGGCGCTACGCCTGATGGGCTATGACACAAAAGATGAAATCTGCGGTCACGGGTTTCGGGCAATGGCCTGTAGTGCCCTGATGGAGTCTGGCCTATGGGCACAGGATGCGGTTGAACGGCAGATGAGTCACCAGGAGCGTAACAGCGTTCGAGCGGCTTACATCCATAAAGCAGAATATCTCGATGCCCGTAAAGCAATGATGCAATGGTGGTCGGATTATCTGGATACCAACCGGGAAGAATATGTTGCGCCATACATTTATGCGCAACAACATAAAACGGCTGGAGCAGCCTGA
- the cycA gene encoding D-serine/D-alanine/glycine transporter: protein MVDQSKEVEASDLTETDHDGLQRNLTNRHIQLIAIGGAIGTGLFMGSGKTISLAGPSIIFVYMIIGFMLFFVMRAMGELLLSNLDYKSFSDFAADLLGPWAGFFTGWTYWFCWIVTGIADVVAISAYTQFWFPDVSQWISSLLCILLLLTLNLATVKLFGEMEFWFAMIKIIAITALIIIGVVLVAMHFPSPSGTTASFTNLWNDGGMFPKGITGFFAGFQIAVFAFVGIELVGTTAAETKNPHVVLPRAINAIPIRIIMFYVFALLMIMSVTPWSHIAADRSPFVEMFVLVGLPAAASIINFVVLTSAASSANSGIFSTSRMLFGLARQGDAPQRFGVLSKHAVPSTGLLFSCTCLLSGVILIYLIPNVMTVFTLVTTVSAILFMFIWSIILFSYLAYRKHRPQLHESSQYKMPLGKFMCWVCITFFAFVLFLLMLQPDTRQALLVTPIWFIVLAIAYLFIYKKKQTI from the coding sequence ATGGTAGATCAATCAAAAGAGGTTGAAGCTAGCGATCTCACAGAAACCGACCATGACGGCTTACAAAGGAATCTAACTAACCGACATATTCAGCTAATTGCTATTGGTGGTGCTATCGGTACCGGACTATTTATGGGTTCAGGTAAAACCATCAGCCTGGCAGGACCATCAATCATTTTCGTTTATATGATTATTGGTTTTATGTTGTTTTTTGTCATGCGAGCAATGGGTGAGCTATTGCTCTCAAACCTGGACTATAAATCATTCAGTGATTTTGCAGCCGACTTGCTCGGCCCCTGGGCAGGTTTTTTTACCGGCTGGACTTACTGGTTCTGTTGGATAGTTACCGGTATTGCAGATGTTGTTGCCATTAGTGCCTATACACAGTTCTGGTTTCCCGACGTTTCCCAGTGGATTTCCTCTTTGCTATGCATACTGTTGCTTCTGACGTTAAATCTGGCGACTGTTAAGCTGTTTGGTGAAATGGAGTTCTGGTTTGCGATGATAAAGATCATTGCTATCACCGCGCTAATCATTATAGGTGTCGTACTCGTTGCCATGCACTTTCCCTCTCCATCCGGCACCACCGCTTCTTTTACCAACTTGTGGAACGATGGTGGGATGTTCCCCAAAGGGATTACTGGATTCTTTGCCGGCTTCCAGATAGCAGTATTTGCTTTTGTAGGCATTGAATTGGTAGGTACAACGGCCGCTGAAACAAAAAACCCTCATGTTGTATTACCGCGTGCTATCAATGCCATACCGATTCGCATCATTATGTTCTACGTGTTCGCTCTGCTCATGATTATGTCAGTCACGCCCTGGAGTCATATTGCAGCAGATCGCAGCCCGTTTGTTGAAATGTTTGTATTGGTTGGATTACCAGCAGCTGCCAGCATAATCAATTTTGTGGTTTTAACCTCTGCTGCCTCATCTGCCAACAGTGGAATATTTTCCACTAGTCGCATGCTATTCGGATTGGCCAGACAAGGCGATGCGCCACAACGTTTCGGTGTTCTGTCAAAGCACGCAGTTCCTTCTACTGGACTTCTGTTTTCCTGTACCTGTCTGCTATCAGGTGTCATTCTTATCTATCTGATCCCTAATGTAATGACTGTATTTACCCTGGTTACCACGGTATCAGCAATTTTGTTCATGTTTATCTGGAGCATTATTCTATTTTCGTACCTGGCTTATCGGAAACACCGACCTCAGTTACATGAAAGTTCGCAATACAAAATGCCATTAGGTAAATTCATGTGTTGGGTATGCATCACCTTCTTCGCCTTTGTACTATTCCTGCTGATGCTACAGCCGGATACCCGGCAAGCACTGCTTGTCACACCAATATGGTTTATTGTGCTGGCTATTGCATATCTCTTCATCTATAAGAAAAAACAGACGATTTAA
- a CDS encoding DUF2594 family protein, whose protein sequence is MDDSDFTTIASGEASAYQAACLKTLLTLILKTISQLDIGKVIIKIEKYATKTKYST, encoded by the coding sequence ATGGACGATAGTGATTTCACTACAATAGCTTCAGGAGAGGCTTCAGCATACCAAGCCGCTTGTTTAAAAACGCTATTGACACTAATTTTAAAAACAATTAGTCAGCTTGATATAGGTAAAGTAATCATAAAAATAGAGAAATATGCCACTAAAACAAAATATTCGACTTAG
- the uvrY gene encoding UvrY/SirA/GacA family response regulator transcription factor → MISVFLVDDHELVRAGIQRILDDIKGLKVVGEAQCGEDAVRWCRSNRVDVVLMDMNMPGIGGLEATRKIVRFSPEIKVIMLTIYTENPLPAKVMQAGAAGYLSKGATPQEVIYAIRSVHAGKRYIASDIAQQMALSQLEPQTETPLERLSERELQIMLMITKGQKVTEISDQLNLSPKTVNSYRYRMFNKLNINGDVELTHLAIRHGLFNAETLISSE, encoded by the coding sequence TTGATTAGCGTTTTTCTTGTTGATGACCATGAACTGGTGCGGGCAGGGATACAGCGCATTCTCGACGATATCAAAGGCCTTAAGGTCGTTGGTGAGGCTCAATGTGGCGAAGATGCTGTAAGATGGTGCCGCAGTAATCGTGTTGATGTCGTCTTAATGGATATGAATATGCCTGGGATCGGCGGCCTTGAAGCCACACGCAAAATCGTACGATTTTCTCCCGAAATAAAGGTTATAATGCTGACTATATACACAGAGAACCCTTTGCCTGCTAAAGTTATGCAGGCTGGTGCGGCAGGCTACTTAAGTAAAGGTGCCACACCTCAGGAGGTTATCTATGCGATTCGGTCCGTTCATGCTGGTAAACGTTATATTGCTTCCGATATTGCACAACAGATGGCGTTGAGTCAGTTAGAGCCACAGACCGAAACGCCGCTGGAACGCCTGTCTGAACGAGAATTGCAAATTATGCTGATGATCACCAAAGGGCAGAAAGTGACGGAGATTTCCGATCAACTTAATCTGAGCCCTAAAACCGTGAATAGCTATCGTTATCGAATGTTCAACAAGCTGAACATTAATGGTGATGTAGAGCTGACCCATCTGGCAATTCGACACGGCCTGTTTAATGCGGAGACATTGATTAGCAGTGAGTGA
- the uvrC gene encoding excinuclease ABC subunit UvrC — MSECFDSLAFLKTVTSRPGVYRMYDASNTVIYVGKAKDLKKRLSSYFRSHVPSRKTEALVRSIYQIDVTITHTETEALLLEHNYIKLYQPRYNVLLRDDKSYPMIFLSADIHPRLSVHRGAKHAKGEYFGPFPNGNAVRETLMLLQKLFPVRQCENSVYRNRSRPCLQYQIGRCLGPCVAGLVSEAEYLQQVEYVRLFLSGKDQQVLTKLIERMELASRSLKFEEAARIRDQIQAVRRVTEKQFVSGDGDDLDVIGVAFDTGMACVHVLFIRQGKVLGSRSYFPRVPGGTELGEVVQTFVGQFYLQGSLSRTLPTEILLDFTLPDQQLLTESLTDIAGRKVQIQSKPRGDRARYLKLARTNARTALVTRLSQQSTIHQRLTALANVLKLPKIQRMECFDISHTMGEQTVASCVVFDANGPLRSEYRRYNITGITPGDDYAAMTQVLRRRYDKAWDESKIPDVIIIDGGKGQLGQAKAVFDSLEVPWDKSKPLLLGVAKGSDRKAGLETLFFEATGDGIALPSDSPALHVIQHIRDDSHDHAISGHRKKRAKVKSTSTLETIEGVGPKRRQMLLKYMGGLQPLMNASIEEIANVPGISHALAEKIFYALKH, encoded by the coding sequence GTGAGTGAATGTTTTGATTCCCTGGCGTTCCTGAAGACGGTAACCAGTCGACCTGGGGTTTATCGTATGTATGATGCCAGTAATACGGTGATCTATGTCGGCAAGGCAAAAGATTTAAAAAAACGTCTTTCCAGTTATTTCCGCAGTCATGTTCCCAGTCGTAAAACCGAGGCTTTGGTTCGAAGTATTTATCAGATCGATGTCACGATCACTCACACTGAAACTGAAGCTTTACTGCTGGAACATAATTACATCAAGCTATATCAACCGCGTTATAACGTGCTGCTGCGGGATGATAAATCCTATCCGATGATTTTTTTGAGCGCAGATATTCATCCACGTCTGTCGGTGCATCGTGGTGCTAAGCATGCCAAAGGAGAGTATTTCGGACCGTTTCCTAATGGAAACGCTGTACGTGAAACTTTAATGCTATTGCAAAAGTTGTTTCCAGTCCGTCAGTGTGAAAACAGCGTGTACCGCAATCGTTCCCGTCCTTGTCTACAATATCAGATTGGTCGTTGTCTTGGGCCGTGTGTGGCCGGGCTGGTAAGTGAGGCAGAATATCTGCAGCAAGTTGAATATGTTCGCCTGTTTTTGTCTGGCAAAGATCAACAGGTATTGACCAAGTTAATTGAACGCATGGAATTGGCAAGCCGGAGTTTGAAGTTTGAAGAGGCAGCTCGTATTCGTGATCAAATTCAAGCAGTACGTCGGGTAACGGAAAAACAGTTTGTCTCCGGTGATGGCGACGATCTGGATGTAATTGGTGTTGCTTTTGATACGGGTATGGCATGTGTTCATGTGCTTTTTATCCGTCAGGGGAAGGTATTGGGAAGCCGTAGTTATTTTCCGAGAGTCCCTGGAGGAACCGAGCTGGGAGAGGTGGTGCAGACATTTGTCGGGCAGTTTTATTTGCAAGGTAGTTTATCCCGGACTTTACCGACGGAAATATTGCTGGATTTCACACTTCCCGATCAACAGCTTCTCACGGAATCTTTGACGGATATTGCCGGACGTAAAGTACAAATTCAGAGCAAACCCCGTGGTGACAGAGCCCGCTATCTCAAGCTGGCGCGCACAAATGCAAGAACTGCACTGGTAACCAGACTTTCTCAGCAGTCGACTATCCATCAGCGATTGACCGCACTAGCCAATGTACTCAAGCTGCCAAAAATCCAACGGATGGAGTGTTTTGACATTAGCCATACGATGGGGGAACAAACGGTAGCATCATGTGTGGTTTTTGATGCCAATGGTCCACTACGTTCAGAATATCGCCGCTATAATATTACCGGAATTACACCGGGAGATGATTATGCGGCGATGACTCAGGTACTGAGGCGTCGCTACGACAAGGCGTGGGATGAGAGTAAGATTCCGGATGTCATCATTATTGATGGCGGAAAAGGTCAGTTAGGGCAGGCGAAAGCCGTTTTTGACTCTTTAGAGGTTCCTTGGGACAAAAGTAAGCCGTTACTGTTAGGGGTTGCGAAAGGCAGTGATCGTAAGGCCGGGCTGGAAACGTTGTTCTTTGAAGCGACAGGTGATGGTATTGCCTTACCGTCAGACTCGCCCGCTTTGCACGTTATCCAACATATTCGTGATGACTCGCATGATCACGCCATTAGTGGACATCGTAAGAAAAGGGCAAAAGTGAAAAGCACCAGCACGCTTGAAACTATTGAAGGTGTTGGCCCGAAACGTCGCCAGATGCTCCTGAAGTACATGGGAGGACTGCAACCTTTAATGAATGCCAGTATTGAGGAGATTGCTAATGTGCCGGGAATTTCACATGCATTGGCAGAAAAAATCTTCTATGCATTGAAACACTAG
- the pgsA gene encoding CDP-diacylglycerol--glycerol-3-phosphate 3-phosphatidyltransferase: protein MQFNIPTWLTLFRIALIPFFVLAFYLPFAWAPMVCAIIFVCAAVTDWFDGFLARRWKQTTRFGAFLDPVADKVMVAVALVLVAEHYHSWWITLPAATMIAREIIISALREWMAEIGKRSSVAVSWIGKVKTMAQMIALLGLLWRPERIVEGIGVIALYIAAVLTFWSMFQYLNAARHDLFEH, encoded by the coding sequence ATGCAATTTAATATACCTACGTGGCTTACCCTGTTTCGTATTGCTTTGATTCCTTTCTTTGTGCTGGCGTTTTATCTTCCATTCGCCTGGGCACCCATGGTTTGTGCCATTATTTTTGTGTGTGCAGCCGTTACTGATTGGTTTGATGGCTTTCTCGCCCGACGTTGGAAACAAACTACCCGGTTCGGTGCTTTTTTAGATCCCGTAGCCGATAAGGTGATGGTTGCAGTCGCACTGGTACTGGTTGCCGAACATTACCATTCATGGTGGATTACGTTACCGGCTGCTACCATGATCGCGCGTGAGATAATTATCTCTGCATTACGTGAATGGATGGCTGAGATTGGTAAACGAAGCAGTGTGGCTGTTTCCTGGATCGGCAAAGTCAAGACTATGGCGCAGATGATCGCGTTACTTGGATTGCTATGGCGTCCTGAGCGCATTGTTGAAGGTATCGGTGTGATTGCGCTATACATTGCGGCAGTGCTTACTTTCTGGTCAATGTTTCAGTATTTGAACGCTGCACGTCACGATTTGTTTGAACATTGA
- a CDS encoding TOBE domain-containing protein yields MSVSARNQLTGIVSGVIPGAINNEVILTLDGGEQLATVITKASCDSLGLAPGKTAIALIKAPWVILASVDCGLNFSARNQFAGTVKHVIKGAVNSTVHIETVNGLKLTSNITNESIDEMAIAKGSEVIALIKASNVILATPK; encoded by the coding sequence ATGTCAGTTTCTGCAAGAAATCAATTAACAGGTATTGTTTCAGGTGTTATTCCTGGGGCGATTAATAATGAGGTTATACTGACGCTGGATGGCGGAGAGCAACTGGCAACCGTGATTACCAAGGCGAGTTGTGACTCTTTGGGCTTAGCTCCGGGTAAAACGGCGATCGCTTTGATCAAAGCGCCTTGGGTTATCTTGGCATCGGTGGATTGTGGGTTGAATTTTTCAGCGCGTAATCAGTTTGCAGGGACAGTGAAACATGTTATTAAAGGTGCGGTGAATTCTACAGTGCATATCGAAACTGTTAATGGATTAAAACTGACATCTAATATCACTAATGAAAGCATAGATGAAATGGCAATTGCGAAAGGAAGCGAAGTGATTGCTTTAATTAAAGCATCTAATGTGATTTTAGCGACCCCAAAATAA
- the uvrB gene encoding excinuclease ABC subunit UvrB: protein MSKVFKLYSDFQPAGDQPEAIHRLEEGLEDGLAHQTLLGVTGSGKTFTIANVVADLNRPTMVLAPNKTLAAQLYSEMKSFFPDNAVEYFVSYYDYYQPEAYVPSSDTFIEKDASVNEHIEQMRLSATKALLERRDVVVVASVSAIYGLGDPDLYLKMMLHLTQGMLIDQRAILRRLSELQYARNDQVFQRGTFRVRGDVIDIFPAESDEVALRIELFDEEVERLSLFDSLTGQIMQNVPRYTIYPKTHYVTPRERILQAMEDIKVELVDRRKVLLENNKLVEEQRLSQRTQFDLEMMNELGYCSGIENYSRFLSGRGPGEPPPTLFDYLPADGLLVIDESHVTIPQLGGMYRGDRARKETLVEYGFRLPSALDNRPMRFEEFESLAPQTIYVSATPGKYELEKSGGEVIDQVVRPTGLLDPEIEIRPVTTQVDDLLSEIHKRAAINERVLVTTLTKRMAEDLTEYLEEHGERVRYLHSDIDTVERVEIIRDLRLGEFDVLVGINLLREGLDIPEVSLVAILDADKEGFLRSERSLIQTIGRAARNLKGRAILYADKITPSMERAISETQRRREKQREYNEKHGITPQGLNKKVGDILQIGQSAHGRGKGRSRKAAEPVAEYQLLTPKALEHKIHELESKMMMHAQNLEFEEAAQLRDQVHALREQFIAVS, encoded by the coding sequence ATGAGCAAAGTATTTAAACTGTATTCGGATTTTCAACCCGCAGGCGATCAACCTGAGGCTATTCACCGGTTGGAGGAAGGGCTGGAGGATGGGTTGGCGCATCAGACCTTGTTGGGGGTAACGGGGTCCGGTAAGACGTTCACTATTGCCAACGTGGTTGCGGATCTCAACCGCCCGACGATGGTGCTGGCGCCGAACAAGACGTTGGCGGCCCAGCTTTATAGTGAAATGAAATCGTTTTTCCCGGACAACGCCGTGGAATATTTCGTTTCTTATTATGATTACTATCAACCCGAAGCCTATGTCCCGAGTTCGGATACCTTCATTGAGAAAGACGCTTCGGTCAACGAACATATTGAACAGATGCGGCTATCCGCTACCAAAGCGTTGCTGGAACGGCGCGATGTTGTCGTGGTGGCATCGGTATCAGCGATTTATGGTCTGGGTGATCCAGATCTTTATCTGAAGATGATGCTACATCTGACTCAAGGTATGTTGATTGACCAGCGAGCCATTTTGCGTCGGTTGTCCGAATTGCAGTACGCCCGTAATGATCAGGTTTTTCAGCGCGGCACGTTTCGTGTCCGGGGCGATGTTATCGATATTTTCCCGGCTGAATCGGATGAAGTTGCGCTGCGCATCGAACTATTTGATGAAGAAGTGGAGCGGTTGTCGCTGTTTGATTCACTCACCGGGCAGATCATGCAAAATGTGCCACGCTACACCATTTATCCCAAGACACATTATGTGACGCCGCGCGAACGTATTCTGCAAGCGATGGAAGATATAAAGGTTGAGCTGGTTGACCGTCGTAAGGTGTTGCTGGAAAACAATAAATTGGTAGAAGAGCAACGTCTGAGCCAGCGAACCCAATTTGATCTGGAGATGATGAATGAACTGGGTTATTGCTCAGGGATTGAAAACTACTCACGCTTCCTCTCTGGTCGCGGTCCGGGCGAGCCGCCTCCTACCTTATTTGACTATCTGCCAGCCGATGGTTTGTTGGTCATTGACGAATCACACGTGACCATTCCGCAACTGGGGGGAATGTACCGTGGCGATCGGGCGCGTAAAGAGACACTGGTGGAGTACGGTTTTCGTCTGCCGTCGGCGTTGGATAACCGGCCGATGCGGTTTGAGGAGTTTGAGTCGCTGGCGCCGCAAACCATCTACGTTTCGGCGACGCCAGGTAAGTACGAGCTGGAAAAATCCGGTGGTGAGGTGATCGATCAAGTCGTGCGTCCTACTGGTTTGTTGGATCCGGAAATTGAAATCCGACCAGTAACGACGCAGGTGGATGACCTGTTGTCGGAAATCCATAAACGCGCCGCCATTAATGAGCGGGTGCTGGTCACCACACTGACCAAACGCATGGCGGAGGATTTGACTGAGTATCTGGAAGAGCATGGCGAACGGGTGCGCTATCTTCACTCTGATATCGACACGGTTGAACGGGTGGAAATCATCCGGGATCTGCGATTGGGTGAGTTTGATGTGCTAGTGGGGATTAACCTGTTGCGGGAAGGACTGGATATCCCGGAAGTATCTCTGGTGGCAATCCTGGATGCCGATAAGGAGGGTTTCCTGCGCTCCGAGCGTTCACTGATTCAGACCATTGGCCGTGCTGCCCGTAATCTTAAGGGGCGAGCTATTCTTTACGCGGATAAAATCACGCCGTCGATGGAGAGGGCGATTAGTGAAACGCAGCGCCGCCGCGAAAAACAGCGGGAATATAATGAAAAACATGGCATTACCCCACAGGGTCTTAATAAGAAAGTTGGCGATATATTGCAGATTGGTCAGTCTGCACACGGTAGAGGTAAAGGTCGCAGCAGGAAAGCGGCTGAACCGGTAGCCGAGTATCAGCTACTGACGCCGAAAGCGCTGGAGCATAAAATCCACGAACTGGAAAGTAAGATGATGATGCATGCGCAAAACCTGGAATTTGAAGAGGCGGCACAATTGCGTGATCAGGTTCATGCATTACGGGAACAATTTATCGCAGTGTCCTGA
- the yvcK gene encoding uridine diphosphate-N-acetylglucosamine-binding protein YvcK, with protein MSNRTLTDLDRVVALGGGHGLGRVMSSLSFLGSRLTGIVTTTDNGGSTGRIRRSEGGIAWGDTRNCLNQLITTPSVASAMFEYLFHGKGELAGHNLGNLMLKALDNLSVRPLEAINLIRNLLNVDASLIPMSEHPADLLAIDAQGDQVYGEVEIDKLSVLPQELMLYPAVSATPEAIEAIAEADLILIGPGSFLTSLMPLLLLDDLTWALRQTQAPMVYIGNLSRELNQPAANLTLLQKLSIIETKVGRRIVDAVVVSPQVDVSLITGRVIIQQPLEATDMPHHHDRQLLRKALERVLPLLEICTFSADELSATVR; from the coding sequence ATGAGTAATCGCACGTTGACTGACCTTGATCGCGTGGTGGCTTTAGGTGGTGGACATGGACTGGGGCGCGTGATGTCATCGCTCTCCTTTCTGGGTTCCCGGCTGACGGGGATTGTCACCACGACCGATAATGGCGGTTCAACGGGCAGGATTCGTCGTTCCGAGGGCGGCATTGCCTGGGGAGATACCCGTAATTGCCTCAATCAGCTCATCACCACACCTAGCGTGGCTTCCGCCATGTTTGAATACCTCTTTCATGGCAAGGGCGAACTGGCGGGGCATAATTTAGGAAACCTGATGCTTAAAGCACTCGACAACCTGAGTGTGCGCCCACTGGAAGCCATTAATCTGATCCGTAATTTGCTCAACGTAGACGCGTCCCTGATCCCCATGTCCGAACACCCGGCAGATCTGCTGGCGATTGATGCTCAGGGGGATCAGGTGTACGGCGAAGTGGAAATCGATAAACTGTCTGTCTTGCCGCAGGAGTTGATGTTATATCCAGCAGTGTCTGCCACCCCGGAAGCCATAGAGGCCATCGCCGAAGCCGACTTGATACTGATCGGCCCTGGCAGTTTTCTGACCAGCCTAATGCCGCTGCTATTGCTGGACGATCTAACCTGGGCGCTACGCCAAACCCAAGCCCCCATGGTCTATATCGGTAATCTGAGCAGAGAGCTCAATCAGCCCGCCGCGAACCTGACGCTATTGCAAAAGCTGTCGATTATTGAAACCAAAGTAGGACGCAGAATTGTTGACGCTGTTGTGGTTAGCCCACAAGTGGATGTCAGTCTGATAACGGGACGAGTTATCATTCAACAGCCACTGGAAGCTACCGATATGCCACATCATCATGATCGGCAACTGCTGCGCAAAGCGCTGGAACGAGTGTTACCGTTACTGGAAATTTGCACATTCAGCGCCGACGAGTTGTCAGCGACAGTAAGATAA
- the moaA gene encoding GTP 3',8-cyclase MoaA yields MASQLTDAFARKFYYLRLSITDVCNFRCTYCLPDGYQSHGLNPHTFLSLDEIRRVSRAFAELGTEKVRLTGGEPSLRRDFVDIIAAIRENPAIRTLAVTTNGYRLTRDVAQWRDAGLTALNVSVDSLDARQFHAITGQDKFRQVMAGIDAAFACGFSKVKVNTVLMRDVNDGSLDTFLAWIKPRPIQLRFIELMETGDGRELFRRHHVSGEVLRDRLLLQGWQRQERQRSDGPAQVFCHPDYQGEIGLIMPYEKDFCQSCNRLRVSAIGNLHLCLFGEQGIPLRDLLADDGQLDDLKMRISGGLLTKKQAHFLHDGNSGITQNLSFIGG; encoded by the coding sequence ATGGCGAGTCAACTGACTGATGCGTTTGCGCGCAAGTTTTATTATCTGCGTTTGTCGATTACGGATGTTTGCAATTTTCGTTGTACCTACTGCCTGCCTGATGGTTACCAGTCCCATGGACTTAACCCCCACACTTTTTTATCGCTAGATGAAATTCGCCGTGTCAGCCGCGCTTTTGCGGAACTAGGTACGGAAAAGGTGCGTTTAACCGGCGGTGAACCGTCACTGCGCCGTGATTTTGTCGACATCATTGCTGCAATCCGTGAAAACCCGGCTATTCGCACGCTAGCGGTCACCACCAATGGTTATCGGCTGACGCGTGATGTGGCCCAATGGCGTGATGCGGGACTGACAGCACTGAATGTCAGCGTGGACAGCCTTGATGCCCGTCAGTTTCATGCCATTACCGGGCAGGACAAATTTCGTCAGGTCATGGCGGGTATTGATGCGGCGTTTGCCTGCGGGTTCAGTAAGGTCAAGGTCAATACCGTATTGATGCGGGATGTCAATGACGGCAGCCTGGATACGTTTCTGGCCTGGATTAAACCGCGACCGATCCAACTGAGGTTTATCGAATTGATGGAAACCGGGGATGGGCGGGAGCTGTTTCGCCGTCACCATGTTTCCGGTGAAGTGCTCCGCGATCGCCTGTTATTGCAAGGCTGGCAGCGGCAAGAACGTCAACGCAGCGATGGCCCGGCACAAGTGTTTTGCCATCCTGATTATCAAGGTGAAATTGGCCTGATCATGCCATATGAGAAAGATTTCTGTCAGAGTTGTAATCGGCTGCGGGTTTCAGCGATCGGTAACCTTCATTTGTGCCTGTTTGGCGAACAGGGAATCCCATTACGCGATCTGCTGGCCGATGACGGGCAGCTTGACGATTTGAAGATGCGGATTTCCGGTGGGTTGCTGACGAAAAAGCAGGCCCATTTCCTGCATGATGGTAATAGCGGTATCACGCAGAATCTGTCCTTTATTGGCGGTTGA